GGGACCGGCGGCGGCGCCGCGCGCAGCGGCCAGGTAGATCACGAGCACCGCGAAGAGCGTGCCGGCGACCACCAGGGCGTACGCGGTCAGGTACAGCGACCAGCTGAAGATGGGCATCTGGAAGAAGCCCAGCCCGGGCCGGCGGCCGTGGTGCACGGTGACGATGAAATTCAGGCCGGTGGCCAGCCAGCCGCCGGCCACGCAGACCAGGGCCAACGCCAGCAGCCAGAAGGCGCCGGGAGCAGCCAGGCTCATCGGCGTCACGAATGTCCAGCCGGCCCCGACGGCGCCGAACATGATCGACAGGACGAGCAGCACTGTGCCAGCCATCTGCAGCCGCAGCGACAGCCGCGTCAGCCAGGGCAGCCGCAATTCGCCGACGCCCAGCTGCATCGGCAGCAGGTAGTTGCCCAGCACCGAGGGAATGGCCGGGACCAGGAACAGGAACACCATCAGGATCCCGTGCTGCGTCAGCATCTGCCGGTACAGCCCCGGGTCGACCAGCCCGCTCGTGACCCGCAGGCGCAGGATGATCGCGTAGATCGCGCCCAGCAGGAACGCGCCGCAGGTCCACCACAGGAACTGCAGCGCAATGCGCTTGTGGTCGGTGGTGGTCAGCCAGTTGGCGCCACTGGCCGCGTGCGTGGCCTTGCTCATCTACTTGCCCTCCTGCGCGGCGGCGACGGTCGGCGCCGCGCCGGTCGAATCGGCCGCGGCCGGTGCGCCACCCTTGCTCGAGAGCGTGCGCAGCCAGGCGGTGATGGCCTCGATCTCCTTGTCGGTGATCTTGCCCTCGAACGGGGTCATGACGGGCTCGAAGCCGGCGATGACCGACACGTTGGGGGTCAGGATCGAGGTGCGGATATAGGCGGCGTCGGCCGTGATGCGCACGCCCTCGCGGGTATCGAACTCGAAACCGTACATGTCCTTGAAGCTCGGGCCGACCAGCTTCGAACCGTCGAGGCTGTGGCAGGCGCGGCAGCCCTTGGTGCCGTACAGCAGCTCGCCCGCCTGCTCCATGGTGCGGCCGGCGAAGATGTCCGAGACACGCGTCATCCAGGCATCGAAGTCGGCCGGCGCGTGCGCCACGACGGCGGTGCGCAGGTTCTGGTAGGTGTCGCCGCCGTAGATGCCGCTGCGAAGGTCGAACGTGCCGGGCGTCGTCGCGGTGAACCAGGCCTGGGCCGTGCGGCCGGGGATGATGGGCTCGTTCACGCGCAGTGCCGGCACCTGCACGCTGTGGATCACGTCGGCGGTGGTGGCATCCAGCCGCACCGGGCGGCCGGTGGCCACGTGCAGCGTGTCGGCGACATGGCCGTTCGGGTAGGTGAACTTGAAGCCTTCCTGGCCCGCGTTCACCAGCACGCGGTACGAAAGCCAAGGCGCCGCACGGCCGTCCAGGTAGCCGGGCAGCCCGGCCGCAAACGCGTAGACGGCGATGCCGACCGCGGCCAGCACCCACAAGGCCTGGAACATGGGGTTGGCGCGGCCGCCCGGAGCACCCTGGGCGTCGTCACGCTGGCGCCGGAACTGCCGCACGAAGGTCACGGCGAGCCCGTGACCAGGATGACCGCAAAGCCCCCGCGACATAGACTCCGTAGAACGCCGCATCGACGCCCTGGGCCTGGGTCGAGGCCGCCTGCGGAAGCCAGCTGATGATGTTGGCGCTGCCGATCAATGCCGTACCTCGTTTCCTGCCGGCGCCTCTGCGGGCGCCTCTGCGGCCGGCGCCACAGGCAGGGGCTGGATGGACGCCTCGGCCGCCAGCCGGTTCATCGCCGCGTCGATCGGCATCACTGCCTTGGACTTCTGCTCATCGAGCCAGCGCGGCGACTCCATCAGGCGCGCCGCGTGCTCGGCGTCGAGCGCGCGCAACGGCTCGTTGACGGGCGTTTCGAGCTTCTGCTTCGTCTCGACGGCCTGCGCGGCCAGGTAGCCGCCCTGCAGGAACAGCGACAGGGCCACGACGAAGACCAGCGCCGCCAGAGCGCACAGGACCACCGCCAGGCCGTTGAAGCCGTTTTTCGCTCTCGGATCGACCGCAGCCATCGTTTTGCTCCCGGGCGCCGTGGAGGGCGCCTTGGACTAGGACATCAATCGGTTACGCGTTCTCGAACCGCAGGGACTCGTCCAGGCGCGGATCACGCATGGGCACCAGCGAACCGCCCATGGCCAGGCGCGTGACGCCGGCCAGCCACAGGCCGCCGATGCCGAAGAAGCCGGCGACGGCGATCGGGCTGAAGAAGGCGGTCGCGCTGTACGCGGGCATGATCACCCAGTACAGGTTCAGCCACTGCGCCACGATGATCCACATGGCCCAGAAGGCCAGCACCTTGCGGTTGCGCTTGGCCCAGCGCGAGACGAGGCCCAGCCAGGGCAGCGCGAACGTGCAGAACAGCGTGGCCCGCGCCACTTCGCCCCAGCCGTTGCGCGAGCGCAGCAGGTACCAAGCCGTTTCCTCGGGGATGTTCGCGTACCAGTACAGCATGTACTGGCTGAAGGCGATGTAGCCCCAGAAGAAGGTGAAGGCGAACATCGCCTTGCCGTAGTCGTGGAAGTGCTCGGGGCTGACGATGCGCGTCAGGCGGCCCGTGCGCTGCAGGCCCAGCGTCAGCAGCGTCAGCACGGCGAAGAACGACACGAAGCCGCCGGCCCAGTAGTAGACACCGAACATGGTGCTGAACCACAGCGGGTCGATGCTCATCACGAGGTCGAAGGCGGCCAGCGCGGTGCAGATGCCCGAGGCCATCAGCGCGAACCCGCTCAGGTTCTCGAAGCGGCGGGTGATGGCCAGGTCGCCGCTCTTGTCCTGCGCCAGCGAACTGCGCCAGTAGAACAGCGAATAGCCGCTCCAGACCGTGAAGTAGATGTCCCAGCGCAGCGTGAAGGCGCCGAGGTTCAGGAAGCCGAGCTTGTGGGCCAGGGCGGGACTCGCGGCGATCTCCGGGTCCATCCAGCCGTAGACGCGGCCTGCCAGCAGCAGCACCGGGATGGCCATCAGGGCCAGCAGCGGCGTCACCGCGGCCATGACCTCGGCCAGGCGGCGGATGACCACGTTCCAGCTCGCGCGCGTCACATACATGATGCCGATGAAGATCAGCGCCCCCAGGCTGATGCCCAGGAAGAAGGCGAAATTCAGCACGTAGGCGAAGGCGAACTGCCGCAGGTTGTCGCCCTGCGCCGCGCCCAGCCCGAACGCCGCCGCCAGGCCGGCCAGGCCGACCACGAGGCTGATCCCCAGGACGCGCGGCCCCAACCCGTCGAGGGTCGTGTGCGTGTCCTGCAGGGTGGGAACATGGTGATGAGCCAAGTCCTTCTCTCCCGTGCTGGCCGGCCCGCAGGCCGGCGCCAAACCGAAAAAATGCCTACTGGCCCAGGGCGGCCCGGCTCTCGACCGGGACGTCGGCGATCGTTGCGTTGCGGGACAGCTGCAGCGCCCGCACATACGCGGTCACGGCCCAGCGGTCCTGCGGATTCAGCTGCGCGCCGTACGACGGCATCGTCCGGATTCCCTTGCTGATCGTGTTGTAGATGTGCCCGGACGGCCGCTCGACCACCGTCTGGCTGGTCAGGTCCGTCGGCGGCGTCCAGGTGCCCTCCGCCAGCGCCTGCGCGCGGACGTGGGTCATCCCGTTGC
This genomic window from bacterium contains:
- a CDS encoding c-type cytochrome, with the protein product MTFVRQFRRQRDDAQGAPGGRANPMFQALWVLAAVGIAVYAFAAGLPGYLDGRAAPWLSYRVLVNAGQEGFKFTYPNGHVADTLHVATGRPVRLDATTADVIHSVQVPALRVNEPIIPGRTAQAWFTATTPGTFDLRSGIYGGDTYQNLRTAVVAHAPADFDAWMTRVSDIFAGRTMEQAGELLYGTKGCRACHSLDGSKLVGPSFKDMYGFEFDTREGVRITADAAYIRTSILTPNVSVIAGFEPVMTPFEGKITDKEIEAITAWLRTLSSKGGAPAAADSTGAAPTVAAAQEGK
- a CDS encoding quinol:cytochrome C oxidoreductase; protein product: MAHHHVPTLQDTHTTLDGLGPRVLGISLVVGLAGLAAAFGLGAAQGDNLRQFAFAYVLNFAFFLGISLGALIFIGIMYVTRASWNVVIRRLAEVMAAVTPLLALMAIPVLLLAGRVYGWMDPEIAASPALAHKLGFLNLGAFTLRWDIYFTVWSGYSLFYWRSSLAQDKSGDLAITRRFENLSGFALMASGICTALAAFDLVMSIDPLWFSTMFGVYYWAGGFVSFFAVLTLLTLGLQRTGRLTRIVSPEHFHDYGKAMFAFTFFWGYIAFSQYMLYWYANIPEETAWYLLRSRNGWGEVARATLFCTFALPWLGLVSRWAKRNRKVLAFWAMWIIVAQWLNLYWVIMPAYSATAFFSPIAVAGFFGIGGLWLAGVTRLAMGGSLVPMRDPRLDESLRFENA